In the Carboxydothermus hydrogenoformans Z-2901 genome, one interval contains:
- the thpR gene encoding RNA 2',3'-cyclic phosphodiesterase produces the protein MRLFFAVDFPEELKEKIHQDITPLFKYNGVKWVAKENYHLTLAFLGEKEEKELLQIDRAAKSVPQVKESLIKVLDFGAFPNLKRPKVLFLKIESPGLLTLAENLRQNLKENNISFDEKPFVPHLTIGRVKGEIKNLALPKFNPKEFSFKNFYLIKSILTPEGPIYEKIKSYEILQNA, from the coding sequence ATGCGTTTATTTTTTGCAGTGGATTTTCCCGAGGAATTAAAAGAAAAAATTCATCAGGATATTACACCTTTATTTAAATACAACGGGGTTAAGTGGGTAGCAAAAGAGAACTACCACTTAACTTTAGCTTTTTTGGGGGAAAAAGAGGAAAAGGAGCTTTTGCAAATTGACCGGGCGGCAAAGAGCGTACCTCAAGTCAAAGAGTCATTAATCAAAGTATTAGATTTTGGGGCTTTTCCCAATTTAAAAAGGCCTAAAGTTTTATTTTTAAAAATCGAAAGTCCCGGGCTTTTAACTTTAGCCGAGAATTTACGTCAAAATTTAAAAGAAAATAATATTTCTTTTGACGAAAAGCCGTTTGTGCCCCATTTAACCATAGGCAGGGTAAAAGGGGAAATAAAAAATTTAGCTTTACCAAAGTTTAACCCCAAAGAATTTTCTTTTAAAAACTTTTACTTAATAAAAAGCATTTTAACCCCTGAAGGACCGATTTACGAAAAAATAAAAAGCTACGAAATATTACAAAATGCTTAA
- a CDS encoding flavodoxin family protein: MKVVVLNGSPNKNGNCTYLAGVIKNLASEYNAETVIINVDEIMRRQKIPYCIHCSAPCSGVCYKGTELEAAYLQLGSADAVIMLSPVYFGTVSAQLKAFWDKTRRLRDRKLLVNVVGAAATVGGSRFGGQETTISTLHDMMLVQGMTVVGDGLFTADAGHQGACFTRPAEEEQNGVKRLEILVKRVLEVAKATESLREKREVTLF, translated from the coding sequence ATGAAGGTTGTTGTTTTAAATGGAAGTCCTAATAAAAATGGCAACTGTACTTATCTTGCGGGGGTAATAAAAAATCTTGCCAGTGAGTATAATGCAGAAACTGTAATTATCAATGTTGACGAGATTATGCGCCGCCAAAAAATCCCTTACTGCATCCATTGCTCGGCACCTTGTTCGGGGGTTTGCTACAAGGGAACGGAATTAGAAGCTGCCTATCTTCAGCTTGGTTCCGCTGATGCAGTAATCATGCTCTCACCGGTTTACTTCGGCACTGTATCGGCGCAATTAAAAGCTTTTTGGGATAAAACCCGAAGACTTAGGGACAGAAAGCTTCTTGTTAATGTAGTGGGAGCGGCGGCCACCGTTGGCGGTTCGCGCTTCGGGGGCCAGGAGACCACTATATCTACCCTCCACGACATGATGCTGGTTCAAGGTATGACCGTTGTAGGCGATGGTTTGTTTACCGCCGATGCCGGACACCAGGGGGCGTGCTTTACCCGTCCGGCCGAAGAGGAGCAAAACGGTGTTAAAAGGCTTGAGATATTAGTAAAAAGGGTGTTGGAGGTAGCTAAAGCTACCGAAAGTTTAAGGGAAAAGCGGGAGGTTACTTTATTTTAA
- the glyS gene encoding glycine--tRNA ligase subunit beta, giving the protein MDYLLEIGVEEIPARFIPGIIEEVKNKGEEFLKEFGVQYEALISEATPRRIVFYVKGVLPKTEEKIQEVKGPAKKASYDSEGNPTRALLGFARSQGIEPNEVIEKEVNGVIYVFARKKTGGNPVDELLPEIARKLIKNLSFPKPMRWGDIDFKFIRPIRWLVSLLDEKVIPLEIAGIKADRISRGHRFLGQKEVVLDRAADYFVAMRENYVIVSLNERIEMIRAQLHRASAEEGVVVDQDEELLLENANLVEYPTVVIGEINREFLELPKEVIITPMKEHQRYFPLFKNDGSLYHKFLAVRNGGRENLAEIAEGYAKVLKARLYDARFFYREDLKKPLAAYNEKLTRIVFQEKLGTVWDKVLRLKELVVAIGRELNCDDEVKSYAVRAAELSKADLATNMVYEFPELQGIMGRDYALKSGERKEVAEAIFEHYLPRFSGDIVATSEVGILLSCAEKIDNLTAFFALKQIPTGSADPFGLRRQALGLLRTLIENKRFFSLKKAFDAAFNLLPAEVREKANFAEVYEELLEFIYQRFKGFLLEEGFSYDTIDAVLATGKDDFYDLYLRVRALENLRNHPSFTALTTTFTRAYNLARKGQGREVAESLLYEPAEKELFAEFREISLNVKELLREKAYLKAMEEVAALANPLDRFFNEVLVMAEDEKIRENRLGLLGAIAGLVLEIADLSKIVG; this is encoded by the coding sequence ATGGACTACTTACTGGAAATTGGTGTTGAAGAAATACCGGCGCGCTTTATTCCCGGGATTATTGAGGAGGTCAAAAATAAAGGGGAAGAATTCTTAAAGGAATTTGGGGTGCAGTATGAAGCGTTAATTTCCGAGGCAACACCCCGGAGGATTGTTTTTTACGTTAAGGGAGTTTTACCGAAGACCGAAGAAAAAATTCAGGAAGTAAAGGGGCCCGCTAAGAAGGCTTCTTATGATAGCGAAGGAAATCCGACCAGGGCTCTTTTAGGTTTTGCCAGAAGCCAGGGGATAGAACCTAACGAAGTAATCGAAAAAGAGGTAAATGGGGTTATTTACGTTTTTGCCCGGAAAAAAACCGGGGGAAATCCGGTAGACGAATTGTTGCCTGAAATTGCCCGGAAGTTAATTAAAAACCTGTCTTTCCCCAAACCCATGCGCTGGGGAGATATAGATTTTAAGTTTATTCGCCCGATTCGCTGGCTTGTTTCCCTGCTGGATGAAAAAGTGATACCCCTTGAAATAGCCGGAATTAAGGCGGACAGGATATCCAGGGGTCACCGCTTCTTGGGGCAAAAGGAAGTTGTTTTAGATAGAGCAGCCGATTACTTTGTTGCAATGAGAGAGAATTATGTTATTGTTTCCCTGAATGAAAGAATTGAGATGATCAGGGCTCAGTTACATAGGGCAAGCGCCGAAGAAGGAGTTGTGGTAGATCAGGATGAGGAACTTTTACTGGAAAACGCCAATTTGGTGGAGTATCCTACCGTGGTAATTGGAGAAATTAATAGAGAATTTTTAGAACTACCTAAAGAAGTAATAATTACGCCAATGAAGGAACACCAGCGCTATTTTCCCCTGTTTAAAAATGATGGAAGTTTGTACCACAAATTTTTAGCTGTTAGAAACGGAGGCAGGGAAAATTTAGCGGAAATTGCCGAGGGTTATGCCAAGGTTTTAAAGGCCAGGCTTTACGATGCCCGGTTTTTCTACCGGGAAGATTTGAAAAAACCGCTTGCCGCTTATAATGAAAAACTTACCCGGATAGTATTTCAGGAGAAGTTAGGAACGGTATGGGATAAAGTTTTACGCTTAAAGGAACTTGTGGTGGCTATTGGCAGGGAACTTAATTGTGATGATGAGGTAAAAAGTTACGCCGTCCGGGCAGCGGAGCTTTCTAAAGCAGATCTTGCTACCAATATGGTTTATGAGTTTCCCGAGCTCCAGGGGATTATGGGTCGGGATTATGCTTTAAAGTCCGGGGAAAGAAAGGAAGTAGCCGAGGCTATTTTTGAGCATTACCTTCCAAGATTTTCAGGGGATATTGTGGCAACCTCTGAAGTCGGAATTTTACTGTCCTGTGCCGAAAAAATAGATAACCTTACGGCATTTTTTGCCTTAAAACAAATTCCAACCGGTTCGGCGGACCCCTTTGGCTTACGGCGGCAAGCTTTAGGACTTCTTCGCACGTTAATTGAAAACAAACGCTTCTTTTCTTTAAAGAAGGCTTTTGATGCTGCTTTTAATTTGTTACCCGCCGAGGTTCGGGAAAAAGCGAATTTCGCCGAAGTTTATGAAGAACTCTTGGAGTTTATTTACCAAAGATTTAAGGGTTTTTTACTGGAAGAGGGATTTTCTTACGATACCATTGATGCGGTGCTGGCTACCGGAAAAGATGACTTTTATGACCTTTACTTAAGAGTTCGGGCTTTAGAAAATCTCAGAAACCATCCGAGTTTCACAGCTCTTACTACGACCTTTACGCGGGCGTACAACCTGGCCCGTAAAGGACAGGGAAGGGAAGTAGCTGAAAGTTTATTATATGAGCCGGCGGAAAAAGAGCTTTTTGCTGAGTTTCGCGAGATTTCCCTAAATGTTAAGGAGCTTTTAAGGGAAAAAGCTTACTTAAAAGCCATGGAAGAAGTGGCGGCATTAGCAAACCCTTTAGACCGGTTCTTTAACGAAGTGCTGGTGATGGCTGAAGACGAAAAGATAAGGGAAAATCGCCTTGGATTACTTGGAGCAATTGCCGGACTTGTTCTAGAAATTGCCGATTTGAGCAAAATTGTTGGTTAA
- a CDS encoding helix-turn-helix transcriptional regulator has protein sequence MELTKRQEKILEIVRNHGPITGEEIAQKLNISRAALRPDLAILTMAGLLGARPRVGYYYTGREPRDVIAGVLGNIRVQEVQSRPIVVRETSTVYDAIVTMFIEDVGTIFVVSEEGFLEGLASRKDMLKATMGGKDINKLPVGVVMTRMPNIIVTYPDESVLRAAEKLIHHQVDSLPVVETVLHEGREKYRVVGRFTKTNITRLFVSLAGK, from the coding sequence ATCGAACTTACAAAACGTCAGGAAAAAATCCTTGAAATAGTGCGCAATCACGGTCCTATTACCGGGGAGGAGATTGCTCAAAAACTGAACATCAGTCGTGCAGCGCTAAGGCCGGATTTAGCGATTTTAACCATGGCTGGATTACTGGGAGCAAGACCCCGGGTAGGTTATTACTATACCGGGAGGGAACCCCGGGATGTAATTGCCGGGGTTTTAGGAAATATTCGGGTGCAGGAAGTTCAGTCCCGCCCTATAGTCGTGCGGGAAACATCTACGGTATATGATGCTATCGTCACGATGTTTATTGAAGATGTGGGGACAATTTTTGTTGTTTCCGAGGAAGGTTTTTTGGAAGGGCTGGCTTCACGCAAGGACATGCTCAAAGCAACTATGGGCGGTAAAGATATTAACAAGCTTCCTGTAGGTGTGGTAATGACGCGGATGCCAAACATCATAGTAACTTATCCCGATGAGTCGGTGTTAAGGGCAGCGGAGAAATTAATTCACCACCAGGTAGATTCCCTTCCGGTAGTAGAAACGGTGCTGCATGAAGGTCGGGAAAAATACCGGGTGGTGGGTAGGTTTACCAAAACCAACATTACAAGGCTTTTTGTCAGCCTGGCCGGAAAGTAA
- a CDS encoding ABC transporter ATP-binding protein — protein sequence MVLEVKNLSKQIRGKQILSNVSFSLEKGEVLALIGPNGAGKTTTIKCIINALKKDEGEVILFGKPFANEVKTRIAVVPEDRKVFRNFTAADYRSLWQGLYPAWNDAFFKDFVVRYNFNLNQKVESYSIGQRTLFLLGLALSSGAELLLLDEPTQHLDPTIRNEVIHLINQYARLGNSLLVSSHEIFELEEYATTFAIIKNGKVLYTDSIDDAKQKHRIIRRGESFKEGEVIGMIHDEILLKTSDDIGMYPKLNHIVVGYLQGKSADLNLAEDLKEN from the coding sequence ATGGTTTTAGAAGTAAAAAACTTAAGCAAGCAGATTAGAGGCAAGCAGATTTTAAGCAATGTCTCGTTTAGCTTGGAAAAAGGTGAGGTTTTAGCGTTAATTGGACCAAACGGTGCGGGCAAGACCACAACCATAAAATGCATTATCAATGCCCTTAAAAAAGATGAAGGCGAAGTTATTTTATTCGGAAAGCCTTTTGCCAATGAAGTAAAGACCAGAATAGCTGTTGTCCCTGAAGACCGCAAGGTTTTTCGCAATTTTACCGCGGCGGATTACCGAAGTCTTTGGCAGGGCCTTTATCCTGCCTGGAATGATGCGTTTTTTAAGGATTTTGTAGTAAGATATAACTTTAATTTAAACCAGAAAGTGGAGAGCTATTCTATAGGGCAAAGAACCCTGTTCCTGCTTGGTCTTGCTCTATCCAGTGGAGCTGAACTTCTCTTGCTGGATGAGCCAACCCAGCATTTGGACCCTACCATTAGAAATGAGGTTATTCATCTCATCAACCAATATGCCCGGCTTGGCAATTCCCTTTTGGTGTCGTCCCATGAGATCTTTGAATTAGAAGAATATGCCACTACCTTTGCCATTATCAAGAACGGAAAGGTTTTGTACACCGATTCCATTGACGACGCCAAGCAAAAGCACCGGATAATAAGGCGGGGGGAGAGCTTTAAAGAGGGTGAGGTCATAGGGATGATTCACGATGAGATCCTTTTAAAAACCTCCGATGATATAGGTATGTATCCCAAGTTGAATCATATTGTAGTGGGATATTTGCAGGGAAAGAGTGCCGATTTAAATTTGGCAGAAGATTTAAAAGAAAATTAA
- a CDS encoding GntR family transcriptional regulator, which produces MLRKVDKHSGIPAYIQIGNMIKAEIILGNLPQGAQLPPVRDLQYIFDVNINTVLKALDKLKNEGFIEAEQGVGYFVKKDISVEEEIIKTVKDCIQKIKALGIDFYTIMLIFEEVWKNESSPDA; this is translated from the coding sequence ATGTTAAGAAAGGTTGATAAACACAGCGGTATCCCGGCATATATCCAAATTGGCAATATGATCAAAGCAGAGATAATTCTGGGCAATCTCCCCCAGGGGGCCCAGCTCCCACCGGTGAGGGATTTGCAATATATCTTTGATGTAAACATCAATACCGTGCTAAAAGCCTTAGACAAACTTAAAAACGAAGGCTTTATCGAGGCCGAACAGGGAGTGGGGTATTTTGTAAAAAAGGATATCAGCGTTGAGGAGGAGATAATTAAAACAGTAAAGGATTGCATTCAAAAAATAAAGGCTTTAGGAATAGATTTTTATACCATTATGCTGATTTTTGAGGAGGTATGGAAAAATGAAAGCTCCCCTGATGCCTGA
- the ppdK gene encoding pyruvate, phosphate dikinase, which produces MTKYVYLFHEGRADMKDLLGGKGANLAEMTNIGLPVPPGMTITTEACREYYRLGGKFPEGLMEEVKEKLVYIEEKTGKKFGDPQNPLLVSVRSGAKFSMPGMMDTILNLGLNEETVEGLAQNTQNPRFAYDAYRRFIQMFGDVVLEIPKHEFEHILDRQKEKEGVTFDQELSAEALKEVITRYKELVERKTGKPFPSDPMVQLTMAIEAVFKSWNNDRAIVYRNLNKIPHDLGTAVNIQSMVFGNMGNDSGTGVAFTRNPSTGEKVLYGEYLTNAQGEDVVAGIRTPSPISKLKEEMPEVYEQFVSIAKLLESHYKNMQDIEFTIERGKLYILQTRNGKRTAQAAVKIAHDMVEEGLITKKEAILMVEPGQLDQLLHRQIDPSAKVEVIAKGLPASPGAASGIVVFDADEAEKLGKEGKKVLLVRTETTPDDIHGIVAAQGVLTSRGGMTSHAAVVARGMGKPCVCGCEAIKIDYEKKLFTVDNITVKEGDYLSIDGSTGRVILGTVPMKDPELSPEFIKLLEWADELKRLEVRANADTPEDAQKAREFGAKGIGLCRTEHMFMGPERLPHVQRMILAETKEEREEALSHLLPMQEEDFYGILKAMEGYPVCIRLLDPPLHEFLPSLEELLVETTELRVRGDNPELLAEKEALLKKVKSLHEFNPMLGHRGCRLGITYPEVYEMQIRAIFNAAARLTKEGYKVYPEVEIPLTIDVNEMKFFKERIDAIAREVMEREGVTFHYTTGTMIELPRAALLADELAEVAEFFSFGTNDLTQTTLGFSRDDAEGKFLTHYLDMKILKENPFIVLDRKGVGKLMKIAVEGGRKTRPDLLVGICGEHGGEPSSVEFCHQIGLDFVSCSPYRVPIARLAAAQAAVAEGEIVGTK; this is translated from the coding sequence ATGACCAAATACGTTTACTTATTTCATGAAGGCCGCGCTGACATGAAAGATTTATTGGGGGGAAAAGGGGCCAATTTAGCGGAAATGACCAATATCGGTCTTCCGGTACCTCCGGGAATGACCATTACTACCGAAGCCTGTCGGGAGTATTACCGGCTGGGAGGTAAGTTCCCGGAAGGTTTAATGGAAGAGGTCAAGGAAAAGCTTGTTTATATTGAAGAAAAAACCGGTAAAAAATTTGGCGACCCCCAAAACCCTCTTTTAGTTTCGGTGCGGTCGGGAGCTAAATTCTCGATGCCGGGAATGATGGATACTATCTTAAACCTCGGTTTAAACGAGGAAACGGTGGAAGGTTTGGCGCAAAACACTCAAAATCCCCGGTTTGCTTATGATGCTTACCGGCGGTTTATTCAGATGTTTGGGGATGTGGTTTTAGAAATTCCCAAACACGAGTTTGAACATATTTTAGACCGGCAAAAAGAAAAGGAAGGGGTAACCTTTGACCAGGAACTTTCCGCAGAAGCTTTAAAGGAAGTTATTACCCGATATAAAGAATTGGTAGAAAGAAAAACTGGAAAGCCTTTCCCTTCTGATCCCATGGTTCAGCTTACCATGGCTATTGAAGCGGTATTTAAGTCCTGGAATAACGACCGGGCCATTGTCTACCGGAATTTAAATAAAATTCCCCATGATTTGGGTACTGCGGTTAACATCCAGTCAATGGTCTTTGGTAATATGGGCAACGACTCCGGTACCGGTGTGGCCTTTACCCGGAACCCTTCCACCGGGGAAAAGGTTTTATACGGTGAATATCTGACCAACGCTCAAGGAGAAGATGTGGTTGCCGGCATTCGTACTCCGAGTCCCATTTCCAAGTTAAAAGAAGAAATGCCGGAAGTTTACGAACAATTTGTCAGTATTGCTAAACTCTTAGAAAGTCACTACAAAAACATGCAGGACATTGAATTTACCATTGAGCGGGGTAAACTTTATATCCTGCAAACCAGAAACGGCAAGCGGACGGCCCAGGCTGCAGTTAAGATTGCCCATGACATGGTCGAAGAAGGGTTAATTACCAAAAAAGAAGCGATTTTAATGGTGGAGCCGGGACAATTAGACCAGCTTCTTCACCGGCAAATTGATCCTTCGGCCAAGGTGGAGGTAATTGCCAAGGGGTTACCCGCTTCTCCCGGGGCTGCCTCGGGGATTGTAGTTTTTGATGCCGATGAAGCGGAGAAACTGGGCAAAGAAGGGAAAAAGGTTTTACTGGTGCGGACCGAAACCACTCCCGATGATATCCACGGCATTGTGGCCGCCCAGGGAGTTTTAACCAGCCGGGGTGGTATGACCAGCCATGCGGCGGTGGTTGCCCGGGGCATGGGTAAGCCGTGTGTTTGCGGTTGTGAAGCCATCAAAATTGATTATGAGAAAAAATTGTTTACCGTAGACAATATTACCGTAAAAGAAGGAGACTACTTATCCATTGACGGTTCTACCGGACGGGTAATTCTCGGAACTGTCCCGATGAAAGATCCAGAACTATCTCCGGAATTTATTAAGCTTCTGGAATGGGCCGATGAGTTAAAGCGGCTTGAGGTTCGGGCCAATGCCGATACCCCGGAAGACGCCCAGAAAGCCCGGGAATTTGGAGCCAAAGGTATCGGCCTTTGCCGGACGGAACATATGTTTATGGGCCCCGAGCGGCTGCCTCACGTACAAAGAATGATTTTAGCCGAAACCAAAGAAGAGCGGGAAGAGGCTCTATCTCACCTTCTTCCCATGCAGGAAGAGGATTTCTATGGCATTTTAAAAGCTATGGAAGGCTATCCGGTATGTATCCGGCTCCTGGACCCGCCCCTTCATGAATTTTTGCCAAGTTTAGAAGAACTGTTGGTGGAAACTACCGAGCTCAGGGTGCGGGGAGATAATCCAGAATTACTTGCCGAAAAAGAAGCTCTTTTAAAGAAAGTAAAATCTTTACACGAATTTAACCCGATGCTCGGACACCGGGGCTGCCGTTTGGGGATTACTTATCCGGAAGTTTACGAAATGCAGATTCGGGCCATCTTTAACGCTGCTGCTCGCTTAACCAAAGAAGGGTATAAAGTATATCCTGAGGTGGAAATTCCCTTAACCATTGATGTTAACGAAATGAAATTCTTTAAAGAAAGAATTGATGCCATTGCCCGGGAGGTAATGGAAAGGGAAGGGGTTACCTTCCACTACACCACCGGCACCATGATTGAATTACCAAGGGCAGCGCTACTGGCCGATGAACTGGCCGAAGTTGCCGAATTCTTTAGCTTTGGTACTAACGACCTAACCCAGACTACCCTTGGTTTTAGCCGGGACGACGCCGAAGGGAAGTTTTTAACCCACTACTTAGATATGAAGATTTTAAAGGAAAATCCCTTTATCGTCTTGGACCGCAAAGGTGTTGGGAAATTAATGAAAATTGCCGTAGAAGGCGGCCGGAAAACCCGTCCGGATTTACTGGTCGGTATCTGCGGTGAGCACGGCGGCGAACCAAGCTCCGTAGAATTCTGCCACCAGATTGGGCTTGACTTTGTAAGCTGTTCACCTTACCGGGTGCCGATTGCCCGCCTGGCAGCAGCTCAGGCGGCGGTGGCGGAAGGAGAAATTGTTGGAACTAAATAA
- a CDS encoding pyruvate, water dikinase regulatory protein — MAINLKLEQIPVVYILSDSIGETGEVVAKAAASQFDSGRVDIRRVPYLSSVREVEEALQEAESAGALVVYTLVRPDLKEYLEKRAHELSLPHVDIMGPMLEGLKQITKQNPKYQPGLIRKMDEAYFSKVEAIEFAVKYDDGKEPRGLLRADLVVIGVSRTSKTPLCMYLAHKGIKAANVPLVPEATPPEELFKIPPHKVVGLTIKPSILFEIRKERLKTLGLSQTADYANMERILMELDYALGIMKKIGCAVIDVSNKAVEETAARVLEIYRKGVGR; from the coding sequence TTGGCAATTAATCTGAAGTTAGAGCAAATTCCAGTGGTTTATATTCTTTCTGATTCAATCGGGGAAACGGGGGAAGTGGTGGCGAAAGCGGCTGCCAGTCAATTTGATTCGGGCCGGGTTGATATTCGGCGGGTGCCGTACTTAAGTTCGGTTCGGGAAGTGGAAGAGGCGTTACAGGAAGCGGAAAGTGCAGGGGCCTTGGTGGTTTACACTCTGGTGCGCCCGGACTTAAAAGAGTACCTGGAAAAGCGAGCCCATGAACTTTCCCTTCCCCATGTGGATATCATGGGACCGATGTTGGAGGGTTTAAAGCAAATCACCAAGCAAAATCCTAAATACCAGCCCGGATTAATTCGCAAAATGGATGAAGCTTACTTTAGCAAGGTAGAAGCGATTGAATTTGCCGTTAAATACGATGACGGCAAAGAACCTCGGGGATTGCTGCGGGCGGATTTGGTGGTAATTGGGGTTTCGCGAACTTCTAAAACTCCCCTTTGCATGTATTTGGCCCATAAGGGGATCAAAGCGGCAAACGTGCCGTTAGTACCGGAGGCTACTCCCCCGGAAGAATTGTTTAAAATTCCCCCTCATAAAGTTGTGGGACTTACCATAAAACCTTCAATTTTATTTGAGATCAGGAAGGAAAGGCTAAAAACATTGGGACTATCCCAAACGGCCGATTATGCTAACATGGAAAGAATTTTGATGGAGCTGGATTATGCTCTGGGTATTATGAAAAAAATCGGCTGTGCCGTAATTGATGTGAGTAATAAAGCGGTGGAGGAAACGGCAGCCAGGGTGTTAGAAATTTACAGGAAAGGGGTAGGGAGGTAA
- a CDS encoding M48 family metalloprotease, which produces MILYAEIATWVVSAALFTFWLSFALAGSLAEATDGYVQGLWAKSLVTILGGLAVNLVGMGLPKIKATKIYSAKVLIDKYPLTTWQCLLTLFNGARSKKVIRNIAYLPGLKQVSKTADGSTLILEDAEPPNKKIFIITLLVLFIGIFALFTTPLLMSLIFLNVKKLLIPYLPLEVIEDLFKYFSWLIIGKMILPYIGTSKKYSFITVRFFSKPLKKAYGFPVFVSPLVSFLSSKGVILGLADPQGRIFIDSEYVKNDNYREYLIAHEAGHLLDRKFKMFGMIISPVLVPWGLLIMFTLSSYYQATGYTVIGNFLHTAGLVLIFLLIFIWIKYEELGEYRADDYAIKLIGLTTTEKALEELALAFKTTPEALYGKSSFDIRLERIRTKKFQNIK; this is translated from the coding sequence TTGATCTTATATGCGGAAATCGCGACCTGGGTCGTAAGTGCTGCACTTTTTACTTTTTGGTTGTCTTTTGCTTTAGCCGGTAGTTTAGCTGAAGCTACCGATGGCTATGTCCAGGGTCTTTGGGCTAAAAGCTTAGTTACTATTTTGGGCGGTTTAGCAGTAAACCTGGTGGGGATGGGACTTCCCAAAATAAAGGCAACTAAAATCTATTCTGCAAAGGTTTTAATTGATAAATACCCTCTTACCACTTGGCAATGTCTGTTGACTTTATTTAACGGAGCAAGATCAAAAAAAGTTATCAGAAATATCGCTTATTTACCGGGTTTAAAACAAGTTTCCAAAACCGCTGATGGTTCAACTTTAATCCTCGAAGACGCCGAACCCCCAAATAAGAAAATATTCATAATCACCCTACTGGTCCTTTTTATTGGTATCTTTGCTTTATTTACAACACCCCTTTTGATGTCCCTTATTTTTCTTAATGTTAAAAAGTTACTAATACCTTACTTACCTTTAGAAGTCATCGAAGATCTTTTTAAGTATTTTAGTTGGCTTATCATTGGCAAAATGATATTACCCTATATAGGAACTTCAAAAAAATATTCATTTATTACCGTTCGCTTTTTTTCCAAGCCACTAAAAAAGGCCTATGGATTTCCCGTTTTTGTAAGTCCTCTGGTATCATTTTTAAGTTCTAAAGGAGTTATCCTTGGCCTTGCCGACCCCCAAGGCCGCATTTTTATCGATTCCGAATACGTAAAAAATGATAACTACCGGGAATATTTAATTGCCCATGAAGCCGGTCATCTTTTAGATCGCAAATTTAAAATGTTTGGGATGATTATTTCGCCAGTACTCGTACCCTGGGGATTACTTATTATGTTTACTTTAAGTAGTTACTACCAGGCCACGGGATATACGGTAATTGGAAATTTTTTACATACAGCCGGTTTAGTGCTTATTTTCTTATTAATATTTATCTGGATAAAATATGAAGAGCTTGGAGAATATAGAGCCGATGATTACGCCATAAAATTAATTGGCTTAACCACCACGGAAAAAGCTTTAGAAGAATTAGCCTTGGCTTTCAAAACTACCCCTGAGGCTTTATACGGAAAATCATCCTTTGATATTAGATTAGAGAGGATTAGAACAAAAAAGTTCCAAAACATTAAATAA